The nucleotide sequence aatatatattcaaaaatatataatatataaaaatataatatataatataatatataaaaaatatatattcaaatatatattcaaaaatggtGGAAAAATATTGTaccttcctccccttcccacaCACATCTTACTAACTCTATTAATTATAAGCTAAAGCATTTTTAAGGTAAGTATTCATATCCCAAAAAACCTTTTGTATTTAACTGCAAGCTGTCCAGACACTGCAAATCTTTACCTTTGCGGGTAGGGGCATCACTGTCATACTAGCACATCCTGCTGCATGTTTTAATAGCTCAGACAAGTGCATGGCTAGCTTTTGCCAGTCTGGACATTTGCAACTGATAATTATACATGGACCTTTGTTTACTCTTAATTGAAGTAAGACAACATAGGTTAGCATTCTTTTAGTCGCTGTTTCAATTTCAGACTATCACCCCCACCATCCCCACCCCTGGACACCCCCTCACATCAAGTTAAGAGATACTGTAGTTGGATGCATAGAACCATACATGGTTCCTCCTGATATTCTGATCAAGCTATGTAGTAGGTAGAGTATACTGGACAATCTCTCAAATCCAGTTAAGagatatttgcatatatttgtatacaACCATATATGATTCCTCTTGACTATTGGTCAGTCATAAAACCATTGAAGCCAATACACATATACAGGCAATTCATTGTTCTCTCATAGCTTACTTCTAACAGACGTCTCATTTCTTTCTGCATATCTTTCAAGTTTATATCTGTTCTACTATAGTCCTGGGTGCAAATTTTGGTGAAAGTAACAGACAATGTAAAACTGCTGGTCAGCTGCAGTTGGTATCAACTGGTATTCGGTCTTACCAACAACAACTAATTGAAAGCAGGCTACCAAAATATCACTGTTGAAATCTGTATGCTCCACTAGAATCTCTTTGGGGGTTGTTTTATTAGATAGGCCATTTTTAACCTCCCCCGCCTCCTCCCCTTCTCTATAGAGAGGAAATCAAATGCACATGAGTCCCAGAGTTGTGATCAATTTGTAACATAATTATAAGGCTGAATGGTCAATCCTTTGGTCTTATCCTAGCCCAACTACAACACATAAACTAGATTAACATGGAAGGGTAAACTCACGTCTCCCACAGTAATCTACTATCATAATATGGAAGCCATGGATTCAGTGATCTTAACATATATATTCCCTTACGTTGATGGGGAAGAAAATAAATGCGATATTATTTCCCAAATATAATACCATCCAGTTTTGAAAGAGTAGCCTAACGTTTAATTATTTATACCAAGCCTTGTTGACAGTCACACATCTGATACACCTCACTCAATCCACGGGATATGCTGCTCAAAGCTATCCAGTTATTAACAACTTAAATCCTGTACAAACAATTTTGTGTATCAATCAAACTTATTATGATGctattttttcccccctttttttccacttatttttgcaagtttttatttttttggcaaaattttgCAATGTTTGCCAACTTTCATCCTGAGTGAGGTAAGATTTGAGTGATGAAACAGGATACATTATAATACCCACGGTTATGTTTCCTTTCAAAATTCGATGCTAAACGAAGCTTTCCGAGAAATGTTGAAACCTATTCGCCAAGGTATCGTATTTCATGACAGGATGGGCTAACAACAATAAACTCGAAGATGGATTTCATTATAATATAACAGTGGTTTACATTCAATTCTTGTACAAGCTATATACAGCTTAACAAAAAGCGATTCAAAATTTTTCCATTTAGCCCTAAATGGCTGTTACGTGACAgattgggaggggtggggatgggggcgGGAAGGGGTTGTGGGTTGGAAGCTGGTGCCACAAGAAGTATTTGCCCAAGTTCATAATGAACGTTCTATTAGCAACATGATTGTACAGAATCTGGTTTGTGCAACATCAGGTTTAACAGTGCAAAATATGCATGGAATAACtgaagtgttcaaattttgtgaccTAGCAGTTTTCGAAAGTTTGTTCTCTCTTTGAATACTACAGTTTCTGTGTAACAAAAATTTGCCGTGCATCTCCACATTCGTATAGCGACttgattttttcctttttttttatttttaaggagtgttagctcagtggttaacgccggtgcctttcaatcataaggtcccgagttcgagtcactccaagattaatgtaagtcgtccagttacagagttgttgacaattgacaattcataatcatagaatttacatatgaatctaagagactgacttcggtcagcttgcaagttcctgcttgcaggaggatctaaaatacatacatacatacatagcatattgcgatgcgatactgaataaattattccctgaaatgTGACCGAAAACCTACAGCAAATAGACATGTGCATATTATATATGTCTATCTTGACTAGAAATAACATTTAGATTTATAAAGGGCAGACTTATCCACCAGTAAATTAATCAAGgtgcatcacaatattaccttggtcaacgataacctgtcaaacatagagacaatccctttacatggcagcagctaaacagctcCCAACTGGGTGCAGAGAGGCAATGGAGGCTAAAgatagtcagtataggccccctAAATCATAGTACGCTAGAATTGCTAGAGGTTTTCAAATaaatactttcctggaggtctttacccTCCAAATTGTACTCAGACTTTTGTAAGGAACagacaagatgactgaatgttccTGTGAAAACaatttccttgaaggttgtgataaaaaaatagtttaagaattttgaccaaaggtgaccacatttgaataccttgcatatttggggccaatacagcatacttttAAGTGCCTTGAGCAAGGAcaacaacgtaatgatctggccaggacttgaacctgcaagccttagatcacaagtccactgccttaaccacttgaacACAATGCTCACACAGTCCTCTTTGTACCTACATTGTTTACACACCTACCAGATATCACAGTGACATTAGATAAAAACTCAATGCCTGATCGGGGAACATCCATTTCAAAAAGATTTTGGTCAatcattttgaatatatatcaCGATAAATCTCTTAATATTTAACCAGGTATTGCGATATCTTACCTCTATATCTCCCCACCTACAGTCAAAACTTGGAAATACCAGTTTACTCGGAGGTTTATTCAAAATGTAGCCCTGTATCTTAACTAACTAGACTTACTGGTTCAGGCTTTCCAGGTCTCTCAAGGGGGGCGATACTCTCAAAGGGGTGTCCTTGTTCTGTTGAGGTGGCCCTGCCTCCCACCTTCTCCCAAAGGCTATTGTATCCACCAACGTCTGCCTCTCTTGACGGTAAAGCTTCCTGGCCTCGTCTCGCTCGGATTTCTTCACTTCTGTTCAAGGTTCAGAGAATGAGGGGGCTGTTTAACAATGACTAGATTTAATGATAACATCATCAAAGAAGTTGGACCACATCACTCCTATTTTTTGGCAACTGCACTAGTTACCTGTTTCCTACAGGATAAACTTCAAGATCATCCTGCTCACATATAAAGCCCTGCATGGATTAGCACCAGAATACATGAGAAGCATGATCAGTGGGAAGACCACCACCCGCTCTCTCCGATCCTCAAATCAGCTACTGCTCCATGTACCAAAGTGGAAGCTCAATTCACTTGGTCAACGATCATTTTCTAATGATGCTCCTACtctttggaactcacttccaaTGCACATCACGTCAGCACCcaacgttaacattttcaaaaacagactcaaaacttttctatttttgactgccttccctgagcactagcgccactgagcattgcttttcctctggatattggTGCTAcataaattttcatttattattattattattagggtCTTCATTTGGTTATAATGCTTCGAAAAAAGATAATTATTGAAAAGTAAAGAAGAGTAAATAAACTGCAATTTAGGGTTGCAGGGCTCTTTCTTAAGATACAATCCTTGCACCAGTACAAAGACAGAGGGCCTGataaaatttcttttgtttcagattGAATTTGTCAAACCATTTGAAGGAACACCATTTATCAAAGATTGAATGAAACATGGCTTTAAACTGGACTCAACTTTGCATGATTATGCCCCCCAAAAACAAGGAAACTTTTTATTACACAGTGGTAGCTGTGtgaaaattgtgtacaattatgTGGCCTTATACAATGACAGTGCCTtttgttttaaaggcattgaagactcgccccaaaccgcgtgctgccatctgaaaaagttaactttctgttgtttgcaagtgacgttttgttagtgtcgctacaaaatgcagacagtaatgaaacgtgatacgtTAATTGTTATCATTGACtgaacctgagatgtccaccgcTGTATCGTTTGaatatactgtgctgtgggtattgaccgcagctgtatgtactgactgtacactagtgtctaattaccgacggtagcaagctatgtgtgtattttctgggatcgatggtggtgtctaacacatctgttacacctcattcgaaactaggtcagattaccggcattagacgtttctttttgcgcgagtcttcacacacttTAAAGCAACAATGCACAGGTTTCTGTTATTCCTAGGTCATCTGTGATTTTTGAGCATTATTTGTTACAAAATCCATATCGAAACTGGCATTTACCATGACTTAGGTCACGGAAATAGGTTTCCAGCTTTGTATGATATAAccaaaaacataaaaagaagGGATTTCAGCAGAGTTggcaattacaaaataaaacaaaaaataataagtaaCAGCTTAAAGCTGTTACTTATAATGGGTAAAATTAATTTGTTAAGTTTAATTATGGTTTTTCACCTTATTAACCTCAATTTTTAAGTCTGTGGCAGTTGCTGTTATTGTTATCCAGATCAATGGCAGATAACATCCAAGGCTATACTATCATGCTGACCCACGCTGGTAAATTATTCCTCTCTTGTTAACTCGAGTTATAAAGAACATGGGCAGATGAGACAGAGGTTTTGTTcttctccccccctccccatgtcgcccccacccccctcctccctccccttcaAATATTGGAGGATACTGAACTTGCTTCTTTTTGCCGTTACAAGTAAGTCACTGTGCAAATCCATTCTTTTTATGCGGCATTATTGTCAACAGCCTTGGAACCTTAAAGATAATTCTAAAAACTTACCTGTTCCAAATTTGatttatgtaaccttttttCTGCTGTTTCTGCAAAGCGCCATAAGCACCTTCGGGCGGCTACTGGCGCTATACAAagtgtccattattattattattattagtgttattattattatgcattccaatataaacatgtacaaacCGTTGCCCATCATGAAGGAttaattcttgtttatttttctttattttgccaTTGTCTACAAGGACACTATTATAGATGGAAAATTGTCCTTTTTTTCGGCAAAGAATGAGCAAATCAAGATTTATTTATCAGCAAGTCACCAATGGCACAGGCTTTGTATGTAAAACACCTCTGGTCTGTGAGATTTATAAAGTTCCTCATCATCATAAAGCACTTAACCTACCACACTGAAGACATTAAAAATACTTAACCTACCACACTGAAGACATTGAAAATACTGAGGTCGTCAGCTTAGGCTTCGTGGGTGACTGTTTATGATGGAATGCAAATAATATGGCTTTGATTGAAACCTGTTGCActagaaaatgcaaaaaaaaagatgtgAAAGAAACAAGTTTTCACAATCCGGTGCTTTCTTCATGAGTTGctcacttttgaaatttttttcaaagcaaacaaataaataaacaaccaaacaaacaaacataaaagaatgggctaatgaatattcataagtaccTCTCCTATCCAGCAGCTTCAGTGATGGTATGTGGAAGATAGTGTAGTATCTGTACTCTGACTCTTGAGCGAGGGGATTCTTGGAAAGATCTACGAGAACAGAGAAGTCAAAAAACAAGATCAGAAATGATCAGAATTGAATGTCACAGTTTTTCACAGTATTTTCACTGGGGCTCTCCAGCATTTGTATAGAGGGTGCTACTGTATCAAATCTGTCCTAATGTGTGTAATCTTTACCGGTCACAGACATCTGAATCAAGGTAACATGATTGGGTGAAAGCGCTCACCAACCATGCAAAAACACCGGAAGAACTTACACAAATGTACACAAAGCCGGCTGGGTGATTGGCTAGTGTAATGTTCCACTTGTGCAGTTTAGCAccagaaaagaaagagaagttGAAGTTAAGCTGTTTGTGCAATTAGTCTGTaacttgaaactttgaaaattatgtGTCAAAAGTTATCTTTCTTCtttaattacaaacaaaattaatgaTGTACTCACTGTTCCATCTGAATCACATGAGTGACtgcataaaatattatattaattatataaaattactctattatattattatgtaaCACATAGTAATAAGTCATCCCATTGAACTTACATCAAGCCTCCAATATTGTCTTTAAAGTCCCTTGTATCTAATTACTGAGtgcataatattataatattattaattatataaaattaCTCTATTCTATTATTTCGAAACATACAGTAAATAGTCATTCTATTGAACTTTACACAGGTCTCTATATATTGTCttggaaatatatattacaattacTTGGTCTCTATTATTTGCATGTAACGCTGCCAACGATGGTAGGAATTCCTTCCAAGCTATGCATACAATATCGTATGAATAAGAACACCATATTGGACCTACCTGTTCTCAGAATACACAAAGTTGATACCCTTTTGTATGCCATGTAATGGAACCATAATGAAAACTTACACAACTTGAACTTACACAATGCCCACAATTTCTATTCACACCCAACTGAAGTCACTGCAGAGACCATGGTTTTTCAAATAAATCTCTTTGATTGTCACGCACCAATGTTTGTTCACTGCGATAAATATAATGCACTGTCTTCAGTTATCACTGGAGTGCCATATACTACTCATATACCACTATATCTACATCATACTAAACATGCCACTATCTGCTTCCATAGACCTCTTACTGCcatgttatatgtatgtatgtatgtatgtatgtatgtgtgtatgtatgtgtgtatgtatgtatgtgtgtgtgtatgtatgtatgtatttaccACTATATCAACACCATACTAAACAATACAGTGTCCACAATTTGCTTGGATAGACCCCTTAGTGGCATGTACAATGTATGTACAACTTTATCAACTCCATACTAAGCATGCCACAGTGTCCACAATTTGCTTGGATAGACCCCTTACTGCCATGTACAATGTATGTACAACTTTATCAACTCCATACTAAGCATGCCACAGTGTCAACTATTTGCTTGGATAGACCCCTTAGTGGCATGTACAATGTATGTACAACTTTATCAACTCCATACTAAGCATGCCACAGGGTCAACTATTTGCTTGGATAGACCCCTTACTGCCATGTACAATGTATGTACAACTTTATCAACTCCATACTAAGCATGCCACAGTGTCAACTATTTGCTTGGATAGACCCCTTAGTGGCATGTACAATGTATGTACAACTTTTTCAACTCCATACTAAGCATGCCACAGTGTCAACTATTTGCTTGGATAGACCCCTTCCTGCCATGTACAATGTATGTACAACTATATCTACACCATACTGAACATGCCACAGTGTCCACTATCTGCTTCAATAGACCTCTTACTGCCATGTACTAAgtatgtactatgtatgtaCCACAATATCTACACCATACTGAACATGCCACAGTGTCCACTATCTGCTTCAATAGACTTAGTGCAATGTACAGTGTAGACTATGTATGTTTACACAACTATATCTACACCATACTGAACATGCCACAGTGTCCACTATTTGCTTCAGTAGACCTCTTCCTGCCATGTACAATGTATGTACAACTATATCTACTCCATACTGAACATGCCACAGTGTCCACTATCTGTTTCAATAGACCTCTCACTGCCATGTACtatgtatgtactatgtatgtaCCACTATAACTACTCCATACTGAACATGCCACAGTGTCCACTATCTGCTTCAATAGACCTCTTACTGCCATGTACtatgtatgtactatgtatgtaCCACTATAACTACTCCATACTGAACATGCCACAGTGTCCACTATCTGCTTCAATAGACTCAGtgcaatgtacagtagtatgtatGTTTACACAACTATATCTACACCATACTGAACATGCCACAGTGTCCACTATCTGCTTCAATAGACCTCCTCTTAGTGCCATGTACTATGTATGTACAACTACATCTACTCCATACTGAACTTGCTATAGTCTCCAATATATGCTTCCAAATAAACCTTTGAATACCATGTGCCAAATGTACTAACTAATTTTTAATAATTACAATTTAAAGAATGCACCATATATTGTGAACTTACTGAGTGTCTCCAAGCCTTGCATATATTTAAACTCTTTCATAGTGTCCTCCAGTTTGGTCAGTTGGTTATTCTGCAGCATTATGATCTTCAGATTGGTGAGATGTTGAAGGGCTCCCTCTACATCCACAAGCTCATTATCCTGTAGAGAACAcaggcacacacacacagaagaAACGATCCAATTTAGTAACGTTAACATTGTGATCCCAACAgtaatatatagcctacatattttatttttgagcAAGAATTAACATAAGAATTGACGACACTCTGAAATGCAAAACATTGTTACAAAAATATTAGGTAATGATAAAGGCCAATATAACCACATGGTTGAATGTTAGGGGGTACTTGAGTTTCACCTTCCTATAAAGTACAGTCAAGTATACTATATAAATAAGATTAATTTAAACCTGCTTGGGGTACAGTGCCGTATGTATATTATGAGTTCCTAAATTACTGTACAAAAATCGTCACACaaaatccccacccccccacccctcagatAAACTTCTATAACATATATACCCTATCATATAAGATAGATTAGCAATGTCAAGTTGCATAGATGTCGTCAAGCCTTCCAAGGCTTACCGTTTAGTCTCATGTAAAGAGAGGCAGTCTGCAGTCGAGTTTACAAGACTTGAGTCATTCACTCGAGTTTACCAAAGACAAGTTGGACAAGAGTGAATGGCacatcttaaaggcattgaagactcgccccaaacagcgtgctgccatctttaaaaagttaactttcctttcttgtccctacaaaatgcacacagcaatgaaacgtgataccttgttctCTTTGATCTAGACCTGAaatgtccattgctgctacgtacactgtgttgtgggtattgaccgcagctgtatgtactgactttacactagtgtctaattaacgatagtagcaagctgtgtgtgtattttctgggatcgatggtggtgtctaatacttctgttacacctcattcgaaactaggttagattacaggcattagacgtttgtttttgcgtgagtctttacaccctttaagTCAAATCAgcagaccttttttttttaacccaagTCAAACCTTTACCACTGAGGACATTCTTCATCCCGGAGGATGGAAAGACTGAAGTCTCACCTTCCACCGTAAATGTGAAACATGACAATGCTTCACCCACATGTTCTATGCATGTTGTAGCTCAAAGTGAAGGGGAAGAGACCTATAAAGGGATCCCCTCCTGGTGCCTCACACATACAAACATGCTGTATGAGCGAGGGCTGTGCTGCAGTTGTCAATCCACTCCAGGCTCACACACCCATGCCCACCCACACTGTATGAGCGTGGGCTGTGCTGCAGTTGTCAATCCACTCCAGGCTCACACACCCATGCCCACCCATACTGAATGAGTGTGGGCTGTGCTGCAGTTGTCAATCCACTCTAGGCTCACACACCCATGCCCACCCATACTGAATGAGCGTGGGCTGTGCTGCAGTTGTCAATCCACTCCAGGCTCACACACCCATGCCCACCCACATTGTATGAGCGTGGGCTGTGCTGCAGTTGTCAATCCACTCCAGGCTCACACACCCATGCCCACCCACACTGTATGAGCGTGGGCTGTGCTGCAGTTGTCAATCCACTCCAGGCTCACACACCCATGCCCACCCATACCGTATGAGCGTGGGCTGTGCTGCAGTTGTCAATCCACTCCAGGCTCACACCCATGCCCACCCATACTGTATCAGAGTGGGCTGTGCTGCAGTTGTCAATCCACTCCAGGCTCACACACCCATGCCCACCCACACTGTATGAGCGTGGGCTGTGCTGCAGTTGTCAATCCACTCCAGGCTCACACACCCATGCCCACCCATACCGTATGAGCGTGGGCTGTGCTGCAGTTGTCAATCCACTCCAGGCTCACACCCATGCCCACCCATACTGTATCAGAGTGGGCTGTGCTGCAGTTGTCAATCCACTCCAGGCTCACACACCCATGCCCACCCACACTGTATGAGCGTGGGCTGTGCTGCAGTTGTCAATCCACTCCAGGCTCACACACCCATGCCCACCCACACTGTATGAGCGTGGGCTGTGCTGCAGTTGTCAATCCACTCCAGGCTCACACACCCATGCCCACCCATACCGTATGAGCGTGGGCTGTGCTGCAGTTGTCAATCCACTCCAGGCTCACACCCATGCCCACCCATACTGTATCAGAGTGGGCTGTGCTGCAGTTGTCAATCCACTCCAGGCTCACACACCCATGCCCACCCACACTGTATGAGCGTGGGCTGTGCTGCAGTTGTCAATCCACTCCAGGCTCACACACCCATGCCCACCCACACTGTATGAGCGTGGGCTGTGCTGCAGTTGTCAATCCACTCTAGGCTCACACACCCATGCCCACCCACACTGTATGAGCGTGGGCTGTGCTGCAGTTGTCAATTAACTCCAAGCTCACACACCCATGCCCACCCACACTGTATGAGCCTGGGCTGTGCTGCAGTTGTCAATCCACTCCAGGTTCACACACCCATGCCCACCCACACTGTATGAGCGTGGGATGTGCTACAGTAGACAATCCCTTTTTAAAGGGATCCCCTCCCGATGGCTCACCTGTAAATAAAGTTCTGCTAATCTGTAATTTTCAGACAGCACTTTGATGGTTCTCAGTTTGTTCCCGTTCAACCAGAGGTAGTTCAGTCTCTTGTAGACGGACAGTTCCGTGACTTCAGACAGGTCTCTGCAAGCAACATCAAGAGATTAAACTTTTAAAAAGCTTAATTTTTACATCATCTTTGATCGCAgttgtaatgttattgaatattcataacatgtCCAAGTTCAAACGATACACTACATTGTAGAATCTGCACCTGTATGTTATTGAGCTGTGCATTTGCAAgcaaatattgatatataagttaGAGTATGCAGTCTGCTCGTCCTTGTTTCACCCTGTCTCTCCATCTGTCAACATGTCATCTTGGACATGTCGTCCTATATCTGTACTGTACAGCATGACTATGTTACGcaataaaatattacatgttAATATTAAACGTTGACGGTGTTCTACTTGATTGCTTAAAGAACTCATataattaaacaaagaaacatgacaGCAGTCTAAAGTTTAATGTCTTACATCCATTACTGTTATCATAATTTGCAAAGCTTGACAGACTAAGTACTTTATTTCATGATCCCTGGTGCAATTTTTAGGGAACCATAACCCACCAATATTTTTTCTTGGTACCTAATGGTCACTTACCTGAAACTAATGTCATGTATCAGAAATTTATATGCACTATCCAAGGAACTGGCCAATGGAGCCTTTGGACACATGAATTTGTCACACTATATTCTGTGGGACAAACTTTTATTCCAGTGATACAATTTTATGAGTCGAACAAGTTGGTCCTGATATGGCGATAGCTGTATGTATGGCTAGATCATACtgaattgcaatatatatactgtactgtgacTTTTGGTGTAGGCTCCAATCGGCTTCTGAAATAATTGCACAAAATTGGATTGCTGATAGTGAAAAATCTGATTGATAGGTGCTGTCGTTAActtcaaaacttcaaaattttgCTGTTTTGACAACTGCTCTGATTCTGCACCTTTGGCCAAGAATCTCCCACAAACCCATTATGAGCTTTCTGACTAACATTTCATCAAAGAATTCTTACTGTAGCTCATGAAATCCAAAGCATGTTGCTGTCACATCAAGGTTGCAGAGAAATATGGTGACCCGCAAAATACTAAATATCCAGAGGGTCCCACCTTACGAACAGTTTGGTTTATGGAGCTGCAAATTTCTGCAACTTTGTTTGAATGTGAATAAGTGGAATAATCTGTTGTAGTTTCGGCCAGATCTGATCCTGTAGGAAGGGTCTAAAGATTTGACATGAAATGATAACAGAGCATAATGCTGACATAGCCTATCTCTGATACAACATAAACCCTTGGAGGTGTGGTCATTTTAAGTGATCTTTCCCAATTTGACTTCCTTTGATAGTAAAAGGACCTTTTTCTGGCCCATTATCTTCTGGTCACCAGGGCCAAGTTTGATGACAACCAATCAAAACCCCTGGTAGAAATAGGGTTTTCTTTGTGATTGTTTGCTACTTTCACTTCTTatgacctcaagtgaccttcaaaaatatttctttgttgaTGAAGTTGCCATCCatcctatccccaccccccttcttCCAACCTTATAAATGTTTCAACTTCAACAAGTTTGGTAAAAATTCGGAAGAACCTGTGAGCATT is from Apostichopus japonicus isolate 1M-3 chromosome 16, ASM3797524v1, whole genome shotgun sequence and encodes:
- the LOC139982369 gene encoding leucine-rich repeat-containing protein 72-like — encoded protein: MAYTGRAKDSERSEELIKEQMTAQGIRKNLDVTQISLSNRDLSEVTELSVYKRLNYLWLNGNKLRTIKVLSENYRLAELYLQDNELVDVEGALQHLTNLKIIMLQNNQLTKLEDTMKEFKYMQGLETLNLSKNPLAQESEYRYYTIFHIPSLKLLDRREVKKSERDEARKLYRQERQTLVDTIAFGRRWEAGPPQQNKDTPLRVSPPLRDLESLNQFEKEDPRELPGRADRRSLMQYSHFDWSKVPRVEEKRLQKYNSPEDNAQIVTVRFR